A single Phoenix dactylifera cultivar Barhee BC4 chromosome 1, palm_55x_up_171113_PBpolish2nd_filt_p, whole genome shotgun sequence DNA region contains:
- the LOC103718474 gene encoding KH domain-containing protein At5g56140-like isoform X4, with amino-acid sequence MASGGYMAYSPSPSTAPHSPHLSGIRSATNAIVEQEKYLSELLAERHKMSPFMPVLPHSYRLLNQGELQKQTGILVFTIMCNMQRLGLLQPSSAHSWLGSQGSSSNLIVKKMIRIDIPADKYPTFNFVGRLLGPRGNSLKRVEASTECRVLIRGRGSIKDLAREDMMRGKPGYEHLNEPLHVLIEAELPVEIVDARLMQAREILEDLLKPMDESQDFFKKQQLRELAMLNGTLREEGSHMSGSVSPFRNNLGMKRAKTRG; translated from the exons ATGGCTTCCGGCGGTTACATGGCCTACTCCCCTTCTCCCTCCACCGCCCCCCACTCTCCTCACCTTTCCGGCATCCGCTCCGCCACCAACGCCATCGTCGAGCAGGAGAA GTATCTATCAGAGTTGCTGGCAGAGCGTCACAAAATGAGCCCTTTTATGCCTGTGCTTCCACACAGTTATCGGCTGCTGAACCAGGGTGAGCTTCAGAAGCAAACCGGTATCCTGGTGTTCACCATTAT GTGTAACATGCAGAGGTTGGGATTATTGCAGCCATCATCAGCACATAGTTGGCTTGGGTCTCAAGGTAGCTCATCAAATCTTATTGTCAAGAAAATGATCAGGATTGATATACCTGCGGACAAGTACCCGACT TTTAACTTTGTTGGGCGTCTCCTCGGTCCTAGAGGGAACTCTCTTAAGCGTGTAGAGGCAAGTACTGAATGTCGTGTTCTGATAAGAGGACGGGGCAGCATCAAAGATCTGGCTCGG GAGGACATGATGAGAGGAAAACCAGGGTATGAACATTTAAATGAGCCCCTTCACGTGTTGATAGAGGCAGAGCTGCCAGTTGAAATTGTTGATGCTCGTCTTATGCAAGCTCGTGAGATCCTTGAAGATCTGCTTAAGCCCATG gatgagtcacaggatttcttcAAGAAGCAGCAGCTGCGAGAGCTTGCCATGCTCAATGGCACTCTCCGTGAGGAAGGCTCACACATGTCTGGTTCGGTGTCCCCCTTCCGCAATAACCTTGGCATGAAAAGAGCCAAGACAAGGGGGTAG
- the LOC103718474 gene encoding KH domain-containing protein At5g56140-like isoform X3 yields the protein MASGGYMAYSPSPSTAPHSPHLSGIRSATNAIVEQEKYLSELLAERHKMSPFMPVLPHSYRLLNQEILRVTTLLGNASLLDQSGLEHGSPLITGGLFSNGGAADMSGWASAFRSEPSSAHSWLGSQGSSSNLIVKKMIRIDIPADKYPTFNFVGRLLGPRGNSLKRVEASTECRVLIRGRGSIKDLAREDMMRGKPGYEHLNEPLHVLIEAELPVEIVDARLMQAREILEDLLKPMDESQDFFKKQQLRELAMLNGTLREEGSHMSGSVSPFRNNLGMKRAKTRG from the exons ATGGCTTCCGGCGGTTACATGGCCTACTCCCCTTCTCCCTCCACCGCCCCCCACTCTCCTCACCTTTCCGGCATCCGCTCCGCCACCAACGCCATCGTCGAGCAGGAGAA GTATCTATCAGAGTTGCTGGCAGAGCGTCACAAAATGAGCCCTTTTATGCCTGTGCTTCCACACAGTTATCGGCTGCTGAACCAGG AAATTTTGCGTGTTACCACACTGTTGGGGAATGCATCTCTTTTAGATCAAAGTGGGCTTGAACATGGTAGCCCTCTGATCACTGGAGGATTATTTTCTAATGGAGGAGCAGCTGATATGAGTGGGTGGGCATCAGCATTTCGATCAGAA CCATCATCAGCACATAGTTGGCTTGGGTCTCAAGGTAGCTCATCAAATCTTATTGTCAAGAAAATGATCAGGATTGATATACCTGCGGACAAGTACCCGACT TTTAACTTTGTTGGGCGTCTCCTCGGTCCTAGAGGGAACTCTCTTAAGCGTGTAGAGGCAAGTACTGAATGTCGTGTTCTGATAAGAGGACGGGGCAGCATCAAAGATCTGGCTCGG GAGGACATGATGAGAGGAAAACCAGGGTATGAACATTTAAATGAGCCCCTTCACGTGTTGATAGAGGCAGAGCTGCCAGTTGAAATTGTTGATGCTCGTCTTATGCAAGCTCGTGAGATCCTTGAAGATCTGCTTAAGCCCATG gatgagtcacaggatttcttcAAGAAGCAGCAGCTGCGAGAGCTTGCCATGCTCAATGGCACTCTCCGTGAGGAAGGCTCACACATGTCTGGTTCGGTGTCCCCCTTCCGCAATAACCTTGGCATGAAAAGAGCCAAGACAAGGGGGTAG
- the LOC103718474 gene encoding KH domain-containing protein At5g56140-like isoform X1, whose translation MASGGYMAYSPSPSTAPHSPHLSGIRSATNAIVEQEKYLSELLAERHKMSPFMPVLPHSYRLLNQEILRVTTLLGNASLLDQSGLEHGSPLITGGLFSNGGAADMSGWASAFRSENTRCNMQRLGLLQPSSAHSWLGSQGSSSNLIVKKMIRIDIPADKYPTFNFVGRLLGPRGNSLKRVEASTECRVLIRGRGSIKDLAREDMMRGKPGYEHLNEPLHVLIEAELPVEIVDARLMQAREILEDLLKPMDESQDFFKKQQLRELAMLNGTLREEGSHMSGSVSPFRNNLGMKRAKTRG comes from the exons ATGGCTTCCGGCGGTTACATGGCCTACTCCCCTTCTCCCTCCACCGCCCCCCACTCTCCTCACCTTTCCGGCATCCGCTCCGCCACCAACGCCATCGTCGAGCAGGAGAA GTATCTATCAGAGTTGCTGGCAGAGCGTCACAAAATGAGCCCTTTTATGCCTGTGCTTCCACACAGTTATCGGCTGCTGAACCAGG AAATTTTGCGTGTTACCACACTGTTGGGGAATGCATCTCTTTTAGATCAAAGTGGGCTTGAACATGGTAGCCCTCTGATCACTGGAGGATTATTTTCTAATGGAGGAGCAGCTGATATGAGTGGGTGGGCATCAGCATTTCGATCAGAA aACACTAGGTGTAACATGCAGAGGTTGGGATTATTGCAGCCATCATCAGCACATAGTTGGCTTGGGTCTCAAGGTAGCTCATCAAATCTTATTGTCAAGAAAATGATCAGGATTGATATACCTGCGGACAAGTACCCGACT TTTAACTTTGTTGGGCGTCTCCTCGGTCCTAGAGGGAACTCTCTTAAGCGTGTAGAGGCAAGTACTGAATGTCGTGTTCTGATAAGAGGACGGGGCAGCATCAAAGATCTGGCTCGG GAGGACATGATGAGAGGAAAACCAGGGTATGAACATTTAAATGAGCCCCTTCACGTGTTGATAGAGGCAGAGCTGCCAGTTGAAATTGTTGATGCTCGTCTTATGCAAGCTCGTGAGATCCTTGAAGATCTGCTTAAGCCCATG gatgagtcacaggatttcttcAAGAAGCAGCAGCTGCGAGAGCTTGCCATGCTCAATGGCACTCTCCGTGAGGAAGGCTCACACATGTCTGGTTCGGTGTCCCCCTTCCGCAATAACCTTGGCATGAAAAGAGCCAAGACAAGGGGGTAG
- the LOC103718474 gene encoding KH domain-containing protein At5g56140-like isoform X2: MASGGYMAYSPSPSTAPHSPHLSGIRSATNAIVEQEKYLSELLAERHKMSPFMPVLPHSYRLLNQEILRVTTLLGNASLLDQSGLEHGSPLITGGLFSNGGAADMSGWASAFRSERLGLLQPSSAHSWLGSQGSSSNLIVKKMIRIDIPADKYPTFNFVGRLLGPRGNSLKRVEASTECRVLIRGRGSIKDLAREDMMRGKPGYEHLNEPLHVLIEAELPVEIVDARLMQAREILEDLLKPMDESQDFFKKQQLRELAMLNGTLREEGSHMSGSVSPFRNNLGMKRAKTRG; the protein is encoded by the exons ATGGCTTCCGGCGGTTACATGGCCTACTCCCCTTCTCCCTCCACCGCCCCCCACTCTCCTCACCTTTCCGGCATCCGCTCCGCCACCAACGCCATCGTCGAGCAGGAGAA GTATCTATCAGAGTTGCTGGCAGAGCGTCACAAAATGAGCCCTTTTATGCCTGTGCTTCCACACAGTTATCGGCTGCTGAACCAGG AAATTTTGCGTGTTACCACACTGTTGGGGAATGCATCTCTTTTAGATCAAAGTGGGCTTGAACATGGTAGCCCTCTGATCACTGGAGGATTATTTTCTAATGGAGGAGCAGCTGATATGAGTGGGTGGGCATCAGCATTTCGATCAGAA AGGTTGGGATTATTGCAGCCATCATCAGCACATAGTTGGCTTGGGTCTCAAGGTAGCTCATCAAATCTTATTGTCAAGAAAATGATCAGGATTGATATACCTGCGGACAAGTACCCGACT TTTAACTTTGTTGGGCGTCTCCTCGGTCCTAGAGGGAACTCTCTTAAGCGTGTAGAGGCAAGTACTGAATGTCGTGTTCTGATAAGAGGACGGGGCAGCATCAAAGATCTGGCTCGG GAGGACATGATGAGAGGAAAACCAGGGTATGAACATTTAAATGAGCCCCTTCACGTGTTGATAGAGGCAGAGCTGCCAGTTGAAATTGTTGATGCTCGTCTTATGCAAGCTCGTGAGATCCTTGAAGATCTGCTTAAGCCCATG gatgagtcacaggatttcttcAAGAAGCAGCAGCTGCGAGAGCTTGCCATGCTCAATGGCACTCTCCGTGAGGAAGGCTCACACATGTCTGGTTCGGTGTCCCCCTTCCGCAATAACCTTGGCATGAAAAGAGCCAAGACAAGGGGGTAG